One Pocillopora verrucosa isolate sample1 chromosome 10, ASM3666991v2, whole genome shotgun sequence genomic window carries:
- the LOC131776238 gene encoding uncharacterized protein yields MHCVTQRRSSPSGKARHRVSLLLGLTVLLSLISWLRRSTPRKKVLLNHEYDVPMRTPEGSNKNSIKQVIYNAQAPNKSKRQLPSWSARLHLIIQFPVLNTSGSVEDHVIQRQAEYIYSLQQNLLSPHVEAVHILCEKDQDPFFIKAQNLEQDWKLEFNILGRRMRYKDALEFASKHLIRKNAMVLNADCYVHRGFERLDESILSRKTMYALTRHESAENIRLCNARDFCGPMSKYIGSHDGFLFRLIAPVSPRLLEKIDYRPNIAGIERVLIFNFRKYGGFRVKNPCKILHIVHHHCSRLRNKTERHIQGQRIDRFLNITVGRQGKVVMAQFSGL; encoded by the exons ATGCATTGTGTTACACAG CGCAGATCATCGCCGAGTGGAAAAGCTAGACATCGTGTATCTCTTCTACTGGGGTTAACAGTCCTTTTGTCGCTTATAAGCTGGCTGAGGCGTTCAACTccaaggaaaaaagttttactgAATCATGAATATGATGTTCCTATGCGTACACCTGAAG GCAGCAATAAGAACTCAATCAAACAAGTAATATACAACGCACAAGCTCCAAACAAATCGAAGAGGCAGCTACCATCATGGAGCGCTCGATTACACCTTATCATCCAGTTTCCAGTTTTGAACACTTCCGGTAGCGTAGAAGATCACGTGATACAACGACAAGCCGAGTACATTTACAGTCTACAACAAAATCTTCTGAGTCCACAT GTTGAAGCAGTTCATATCCTCTGTGAAAAAGACCAAGATCCTTTTTTCATAAAAGCGCAGAATTTGGAACAAGATTGGAAGCTGGAATTCAACATTTTAGGTCGACGCATGCGCTATAAAGATGCCCTTGAATTTGCTTCGAAGCATTTGATACGAAAAAACGCAATGGTTTTGAACGCTGATTGTTATGTACATAGAGGATTTGAAAGACTGGACGAAAGTATCTTGAGTAGGAAAACAATGTACGCCCTTACCAGGCATGAAAGTGCAGAAAATATACGTCTCTGCAATGCGAGAGATTTTTGTGGACCAATGTCCAAATATATTGGATCTCACGATGGATTTCTGTTCAGACTTATTGCACCAGTTTCCCCACGGTTATTGGAAAAGATCGACTATCGTCCAAACATTGCAGGCATTGAGCGAGTTTTGATTTTCAACTTCAGAAAATATGGAGGCTTTAGAGTCAAAAATCCCTGTAAAATCCTGCATATTGTTCATCATCACTGCAGCAGATTGAGAAACAAGACAGAGAGACATATCCAAGGTCAACGAATTGATCGCTTTCTTAATATAACGGTTGGGCGGCAAGGGAAAGTTGTTATGGCGCAGTTTTCTGGTTTATAA
- the LOC131776216 gene encoding ankyrin repeat and LEM domain-containing protein 2: MAGKAVEDLSDVELMNELKSLGLTPGPITPNTRRLFEKKLSRALGCDNVDSSLENKEVGSNFEVSESQIAESDDRTHNAPSVTESPAIFYGVCFNMDSSLSESTSPAIPAVFTSKDEALKMVKKVKGSRFKSFKSKQEAELFSRSHFKDQEISSGATYTSSVPRDPVSIFKTPTPQEIVKFRAVIERGSSEEFQEKVMTNPRYLIGPGDTPVILQEGFRYNALHVAVKNNRKEMCQSIVKTLESESFLDVLLNHEIKTAKNSKRREFFVDMYLNTPDKGNLETPLHFASKFGFPDIVEYLVSHPLTNIQQKNKYGETPAEVICSRCSNASPDLKNQMKSFLEDNFYVPLLGSMDNSTSSWIEEPWSPEITGDKVNNEGAQPGSPLKNWKHRNSPGELPVTVRAYAGPMSPSKAAEFYRTWKTPPKKEKWNSYIQIKRKDDSRGAERIGRALAHCESVPWTEYWAFLGCYADLASPQGLTKLEDYLANRKERIVLSRLSVTPQRVRTVKNVCRELKTPESRQSSVLLSDSGLEHQTAFANDVDCCTEKNLLDCCDSSPLLSRKEIFPESEMEPEKLNFELEDVTVESKPDNSKEQHIVEKFSSGKDGNGSISRSSPQEIMKDKRYKPTTEMLGKDLETLCLHQEEVKTKLPTSNSSFAENSDKDFLDRSHSTQLSDQKDERDIAEDIVCKKKLVYSLQEQETGNYGEVLKSRNADVSDTEQTGKKSRVMPTKHKMEIPKDFNSTDLESSVVNGSPIEVFENITCEDQRLRNDDSRVSSVLEQNCFKVPGGRNVEHAKSERSGNVVGSGNKSLSIFIQGLQPSKLDLDVLIAIGQTTIDPAKYPHIKEWKKLVMSYSEATQQSWPSPGSPRYHTRHKSLMLSC, from the exons ATGGCGGGAAAAGCTGTGGAAGATCTCTCTGATGTGGAGTTGATGAATGAATTGAAGTCCTTGGGTTTAACACCTGGACCTATTACTCCAAACACTAGACGACTATTTGAAAAAAAGCTATCCAGAGCTCTGGGTTGTGACAATGTCGATAGCAGTCTCGAAAACAAGGAGGTTGGGTCGAACTTTGAAGTCAGTGAGAGTCAAATTGCAGAAAGTGATGATCGGACGCACAACGCTCCAAGTGTAACAGAGAGCCCAGCGATCTTTTATGGGGTTTGTTTCAATATGGATTCTTCTTTATCTGAAAGTACATCGCCAGCCATTCCAGCTGTTTTTACGAGTAAAGACGAGGCACTGAAGATGGTCAAGAAAGTAAAAGGTTCTcgttttaaaagctttaaaagtaaACAGGAGGCCGAATTGTTCTCCCGATCGCACTTTAAAGATCAAGAGATATCTTCAGGTGCAACGTATACTTCATCTGTTCCTAGAGATCCTGTGAGCATTTTCAAAACTCCAACACCGCAAGAAATAGTCAAATTTCGTGCTGTCATCGAACGAGGCTCGAGtgaagaatttcaagaaaaagttaTGACTAATCCCAGATATCTTATTGGACCAGGTGACACTCCAGTGATTTTACAAGAAGGATTCCGTTATAATGCTCTTCATGTAGCAGtgaaaaataacagaaaagagATGTGTCAGTCTATTGTTAAAACTTTAGAGAGTGAATCGTTCTTGGATGTGCTATTGAACCATGAGATAAAGACAGCCAAGAACAGCAAaaggagagaattttttgtggACATGTACTTAAACACACCAGACAAAGGG AACTTGGAAACACCATTACATTTTGCCAGCAAGTTTGGTTTTCCTGACATTGTTGAATATCTTGTTTCTCATCCTCTAACAAACAtccaacaaaaaaacaaatatggtgAAACTCCAGCTGAG GTGATTTGCTCAAGGTGTTCAAATGCAAGTCCTGATTTGAAAAATCAGATGAAAAGCTTCCTTGAAG ACAATTTCTATGTGCCATTGTTGGGTTCAATGGATAATTCAACTTCTTCCTGGATTGAGGAGCCTTGGTCACCAGAGATCACAGGTGATAAAGTGAACAATGAAGGGGCACAGCCAGGAAGCCCCCTTAAAAACTGGAAACACAGGAACAGCCCTGGAGAGTTACCAGTTACAGTGAGGGCATATGCTGGACCAATGTCCCCATCAAAG GCTGCAGAGTTCTACCGTACTTGGAAAACTCCACCAAAGAAGGAGAAGTGGAACAGCTACATTCAGATAAAGAGGAAAGATGACAGTCGTGGTGCAGAAAGAATTGGAAG agCACTTGCTCATTGCGAGAGTGTACCTTGGACAGAATATTGGGCATTTCTTGGCTGTTATGCTGACTTGGCAAGTCCTCAGGGTCTGACAAAACTTGAAGATTATCTGGCCAACAGGAAGGAGAGGATTGTTTTAAGCAGATTATCTGTTACACCTCAGAGAGTCAGAACTGTTAAGAATGTATGCAGAGAGTTAAAAACTCCAGAGTCAAGACAAAGTAGTGTTCTTTTGTCTGACAGTGGTTTGGAACATCAAACAGCCTTTGCAAATGATGTTGACTGTTGTACTGAAAAGAACTTGTTGGATTGCTGTGACAGTTCTCCCTTGTTGTCCAGGAAAGAAATTTTCCCAGAGTCAGAGATGGaaccagaaaaattaaattttgagctGGAGGATGTTACAGTGGAAAGCAAACCAGACAATTCTAAAGAACAGCATATTGTGGAGAAATTTTCAAGTGGAAAGGATGGGAATGGTTCTATCTCGAGGTCGTCTCCACAAGAAATCATGAAAGATAAGCGTTATAAGCCAACAACGGAAATGTTGGGAAAAGACTTAGAAACACTTTGTCTTCATCAAGAAGAAGTTAAGACAAAGCTGCCTACATCCAATAGTTCATTTGCAGAAAATTCAGATAAAGATTTCTTAGACAGAAGCCATTCTACTCAGTTGAGTGACCAAAAAGATGAAAGAGACATTGCAGAGGACATTGTGTGCAAGAAAAAGCTGGTATACAGTCTACAAGAACAAGAAACTGGCAATTATGGTGAAGTCTTGAAGAGCAGAAATGCGGATGTTTCTGATACTGAGCAAACAGGCAAGAAAAGTCGAGTCATGCcaacaaaacacaaaatggAAATTCCCAAGGATTTTAATTCAACTGATTTGGAGTCATCAGTAGTGAATGGGTCTCCAATTGAAGTGTTTGAGAACATAACGTGTGAAGATCAAAGATTAAGAAATGATGATTCTAGAGTGTCTAGTGTTCTGGAGCAGAACTGTTTTAAAGTGCCAGGGGGAAGAAATGTGGAGCATGCAAAGTCAGAGAGATCTGGCAATGTGGTTGGTTCAGGAAATAAGAGCCTCAGCATTTTCATCCAGGG TTTGCAGCCAAGTAAACTTGACCTTGATGTGTTAATTGCCATTGGTCAGACCACAATTGATCCTGCAAAATATCCTCATATCAAAGAATGGAAGAAACTGGTTATGTCTTATTCTGAGGCAACACAACAAAG ctGGCCAAGCCCAGGATCACCTAGATATCACACAAGACACAAATCTCTCATGTTGAGCTGCTAA